The Sulfuricaulis sp. genome contains a region encoding:
- a CDS encoding ethylbenzene dehydrogenase-related protein, which translates to MNKRAFILAFAALTAGPALAADPATIDWSKIPVVKVPLFYPGQSSYEWLRSDNHKGAVKETKRGDACTSCHDEEDAEKDIGNELVKGGRLEPMPVKGKNGYVELSVQAAYDAKNAYFRYQWKTNGKAGIEYPYYRFDGKEWKVYGGPRLDKDVQEGKQPPIYEDRLSMMLDDGKVPGFAEQGCWLTCHDGSRDMPGVKSKDEVAANPLMAAIKKNDVRKYLPATRTNPSDWTTGKSVEEIARIKADGGFVDLIQWRAHRSNPVGMGDDGYVLEYRNFDAGKNPFASNLDKDTKQPKFMYDAKKFGAKAVTAKQAGKKESFLIKGKNAVPFDPKAGWKEGDMLPRYVLSASDATGSGADNKATGSWKKGMWTVVLTRPLGLTNDDDKTLKDGGVYHVGFAVHDDNITTRGHQVSFVRTLGLGAKADIQAVKLP; encoded by the coding sequence ATGAACAAGAGAGCATTTATCCTGGCCTTTGCCGCCTTGACCGCCGGGCCCGCCCTGGCCGCCGATCCGGCCACCATCGACTGGTCCAAGATTCCCGTTGTCAAAGTGCCGCTGTTCTACCCGGGGCAGTCTTCTTATGAGTGGCTGCGCAGCGATAATCACAAAGGCGCCGTGAAGGAAACCAAGCGCGGTGATGCCTGCACCTCATGCCACGACGAAGAAGATGCCGAGAAGGACATAGGGAACGAGCTGGTGAAAGGCGGCCGCCTCGAGCCGATGCCGGTCAAGGGCAAAAACGGTTATGTGGAACTGTCGGTCCAGGCCGCCTACGACGCCAAGAACGCCTACTTCCGTTACCAGTGGAAGACCAACGGCAAGGCCGGCATCGAGTACCCCTATTACCGTTTCGACGGCAAGGAGTGGAAGGTCTACGGCGGGCCGCGTCTCGACAAAGACGTCCAGGAAGGCAAGCAGCCGCCCATCTACGAGGATCGCCTGTCCATGATGCTGGACGACGGCAAGGTGCCGGGATTCGCGGAACAGGGTTGCTGGCTGACCTGCCACGACGGTTCGCGCGACATGCCCGGCGTCAAATCCAAGGACGAAGTGGCGGCCAACCCGCTCATGGCGGCGATCAAGAAAAATGACGTGCGCAAATACCTGCCGGCCACGCGCACCAACCCGTCGGACTGGACGACCGGCAAGTCGGTTGAAGAAATCGCCAGGATCAAGGCCGATGGCGGCTTCGTCGACCTGATCCAGTGGCGCGCCCACCGCAGCAATCCGGTCGGCATGGGTGACGATGGTTACGTGCTCGAATACCGCAATTTCGACGCCGGCAAGAACCCCTTCGCCTCGAACCTGGACAAGGACACCAAACAGCCCAAGTTCATGTACGACGCCAAAAAATTCGGCGCCAAGGCGGTAACCGCGAAACAGGCCGGCAAAAAGGAAAGCTTCCTGATCAAGGGCAAGAACGCCGTCCCCTTTGACCCGAAGGCCGGGTGGAAAGAGGGCGACATGCTGCCGCGCTACGTCCTGAGCGCCAGCGACGCCACCGGTTCCGGCGCCGACAACAAGGCCACCGGCAGCTGGAAGAAGGGTATGTGGACCGTGGTGCTGACCCGTCCGCTAGGCCTCACCAACGACGACGACAAGACCCTGAAGGATGGCGGGGTCTACCACGTCGGCTTCGCGGTGCATGACGACAACATCACCACCCGCGGTCACCAGGTTTCGTTCGTCAGGACGTTGGGGTTGGGGGCCAAGGCCGACATCCAGGCCGTCAAGCTTCCGTAA
- a CDS encoding cupin domain-containing protein, with product MARIIFPDGKELKDIPAVQSRLAGIGITLHNWPAPAGARAKELLEKKSLSDTEKEELLGFVQNRFEELKREKGYQTHDMVVIHEDIPGLADMLAKFDKIHTHADDEVRYILEGTGYFGFVEPDGKQFLLEVSGGDYINVPANTEHWFEMRGCTRCKAVRYFIDTSGWTPNYTGRAREIAEAAATA from the coding sequence ATGGCCCGGATCATTTTTCCCGATGGAAAAGAGTTGAAGGACATCCCCGCCGTCCAGAGTCGCCTCGCCGGTATCGGTATCACGCTGCATAACTGGCCAGCGCCCGCGGGCGCGCGCGCAAAAGAATTGCTGGAAAAGAAAAGCCTGAGCGACACCGAAAAGGAAGAGTTGCTGGGTTTTGTCCAGAACCGCTTCGAGGAACTGAAGCGCGAAAAGGGCTACCAGACGCACGACATGGTGGTAATCCACGAGGACATACCGGGGCTGGCTGACATGCTCGCGAAGTTCGACAAGATTCACACCCACGCCGACGACGAGGTGCGTTACATCCTCGAGGGCACCGGTTACTTCGGCTTCGTCGAGCCAGATGGAAAGCAGTTTCTGCTGGAAGTGAGCGGGGGCGATTACATTAACGTCCCGGCCAACACCGAGCACTGGTTCGAAATGCGCGGCTGCACCCGCTGCAAGGCGGTGCGCTACTTCATCGACACCTCCGGCTGGACGCCGAACTACACCGGCCGCGCTCGCGAAATCGCGGAAGCGGCGGCCACGGCCTAG
- the rhlB gene encoding ATP-dependent RNA helicase RhlB encodes MSDHHLTDKSFAGLNLPEPLLRGVHEAGFEFCTPIQAEALPLALAGQDVAGQAQTGTGKTAAFLLAAFNRLMLHPAENRRPNQPRAIMLAPTRELAVQIHKDAEVLGRHAGFKLGLVYGGTGYDSQRKMLEEGVDVLIGTPGRIIDYFKQHVFDLLAVQVLVLDEADRMFDLGFIKDIRFLLRRMPEPSKRLSMLFSATLSYRVTELAYEHMNNPQFISIEPDKRTADKVTQVLYHTAIEEKIPLLIHLLRQKDPTRSLVFTNTKDAAETISAWLKGNGLNAAVLSGDVPQNQRLRILHDFMEGRLPVLVATDVAARGLHIPDVSHVFNFDMPQNAEDYVHRIGRTARAGASGDAVSFACERYVFSLPEIEAYIGHKLPTAPILAEMLPKLEPSARREYHPRPGVERGRGGRPERGRGRDRDRGARRPERERPRAPEANVAVSEPRESHPPELAPEVRVQAAEPRTERPVESRPAAPPVPPKPVPSSKRLVKPILRRTGGDKPIIG; translated from the coding sequence ATGAGTGATCACCATCTCACTGACAAGTCCTTCGCCGGACTGAACCTGCCCGAACCCCTGTTGCGGGGTGTGCACGAGGCTGGCTTCGAGTTTTGCACGCCTATCCAGGCCGAGGCCTTGCCTTTGGCGCTCGCGGGCCAGGATGTCGCCGGTCAGGCGCAAACCGGTACCGGCAAGACGGCGGCGTTTCTGCTGGCCGCCTTTAACCGTTTGATGCTGCACCCGGCGGAAAACCGCCGGCCCAACCAGCCGCGGGCGATCATGCTCGCGCCGACGCGCGAACTCGCGGTGCAAATCCACAAAGACGCCGAGGTGCTGGGCCGGCACGCCGGCTTCAAGCTCGGCCTGGTGTACGGCGGCACCGGCTACGACTCGCAGCGCAAGATGCTGGAAGAGGGTGTGGACGTGTTGATCGGCACACCCGGGCGCATCATCGATTATTTCAAACAGCATGTGTTTGATCTGCTCGCGGTGCAGGTGTTGGTGCTCGACGAGGCCGACCGCATGTTCGATCTCGGTTTCATCAAGGACATACGCTTTCTATTACGGCGCATGCCGGAGCCTTCCAAGCGCTTGAGCATGCTGTTCTCAGCGACGCTTTCCTACCGCGTCACCGAGCTGGCCTACGAGCACATGAACAACCCCCAATTCATCAGCATCGAGCCGGACAAGCGCACCGCCGACAAGGTGACGCAGGTGCTGTACCACACTGCCATCGAGGAAAAGATTCCGTTGCTGATACATTTGCTGCGGCAAAAGGACCCCACCCGCAGTCTGGTGTTCACCAACACCAAGGACGCGGCGGAAACCATCTCTGCCTGGCTCAAAGGTAATGGCCTGAACGCCGCGGTGCTGTCGGGCGATGTGCCGCAGAACCAGCGCCTGCGGATCTTGCACGATTTCATGGAAGGCCGGCTGCCGGTGCTGGTGGCGACCGACGTGGCCGCGCGTGGCCTGCACATTCCCGATGTTTCGCACGTATTCAATTTCGATATGCCGCAAAACGCGGAAGACTACGTGCATCGCATCGGCCGCACCGCGCGCGCCGGTGCCAGCGGCGATGCCGTCAGTTTCGCCTGCGAGCGCTATGTTTTTTCGCTGCCTGAAATCGAGGCCTACATCGGACACAAGCTCCCTACCGCCCCCATACTGGCGGAGATGTTGCCGAAGCTGGAGCCGTCGGCCCGACGCGAATATCATCCCCGTCCCGGCGTTGAGCGCGGTCGCGGTGGTCGTCCGGAACGGGGTCGGGGGCGCGATCGTGATCGTGGTGCACGGCGTCCGGAACGTGAACGGCCGCGCGCGCCGGAGGCCAACGTGGCGGTGTCGGAACCTCGCGAGTCTCACCCCCCGGAGCTCGCGCCGGAAGTCCGGGTTCAAGCAGCAGAGCCGCGCACGGAGCGACCTGTTGAGTCGCGGCCGGCTGCCCCCCCGGTGCCGCCCAAGCCGGTGCCGAGTTCGAAACGTCTGGTCAAGCCAATACTGCGCCGCACAGGCGGCGACAAACCGATCATCGGTTAA
- the trxA gene encoding thioredoxin TrxA, with the protein MSQGIVNISDDSFETEVLKAEVPVLVDYWAEWCGPCKIIAPVLLEIAEEYKGKLKVAKLNIDENPQTPPKYGIRGIPTLMLFKNGNVEATKVGAVSKSQLAAFIDGNL; encoded by the coding sequence ATGAGTCAAGGCATTGTAAACATCAGCGATGACAGCTTTGAGACGGAAGTGCTCAAGGCCGAGGTACCGGTGCTGGTGGACTACTGGGCGGAGTGGTGCGGACCGTGCAAGATCATTGCCCCGGTACTGCTGGAAATCGCCGAGGAGTACAAGGGCAAACTCAAAGTAGCCAAACTTAACATCGACGAAAACCCGCAGACGCCGCCCAAGTACGGTATCCGCGGCATACCGACCCTGATGCTGTTCAAGAATGGCAACGTCGAGGCCACCAAGGTGGGCGCGGTATCCAAATCGCAACTGGCGGCATTTATCGACGGCAATCTGTAA
- the rho gene encoding transcription termination factor Rho: MNLSELKRKPATELAEMAAALEVEGGGRLRKQDLIFAILKAQAKKGEDIIGEGVVEILQDGFGFLRSADASYLAGPDDIYVSPSQIRRFNLRTGDTVKGNIRPPKESERYFALLKVDEINFQNPDEAKNKVLFENLTPLHANSRFTLERDNSSTENLTARVIDLIAPIGRGQRGLLVSPPKAGKTVMLQNIAHAITANHPDVYLIVLLIDERPEEVTEMQRSVRGEVISSTFDEPASRHVQVAEMVIEKAKRLVEHKKDVVILLDSITRLARAYNTVVPASGKVLTGGVDANALQRPKRFFGAARNIEEGGSLTIIATALIDTGSKMDDVIYEEFKGTGNMEIHLDRRLAEKRSYPSININRSGTRREELLLAPEELQKIWILRKLLHQMDELEASEFLLEKLRATKNNGEFFDSMKR, translated from the coding sequence ATGAATCTTTCTGAACTCAAGCGCAAGCCCGCGACAGAGCTTGCCGAAATGGCCGCGGCTCTGGAAGTGGAAGGCGGCGGCCGGCTGCGCAAACAGGACCTGATCTTCGCGATCCTCAAGGCCCAGGCCAAGAAGGGCGAGGACATCATCGGCGAGGGCGTGGTCGAAATCCTGCAGGACGGTTTTGGCTTCCTGCGATCGGCGGATGCCTCTTACCTCGCCGGGCCCGACGACATATACGTTTCGCCTTCGCAAATCCGGCGCTTCAACCTGCGCACCGGAGACACCGTAAAAGGCAACATCCGCCCGCCGAAAGAATCCGAACGCTACTTCGCCCTGCTCAAGGTCGATGAGATTAATTTCCAGAATCCGGACGAAGCCAAAAACAAGGTTCTGTTTGAAAACCTGACGCCGCTGCATGCGAATTCCCGCTTCACGCTCGAACGCGACAATTCCTCGACCGAGAACCTCACGGCACGCGTGATCGACCTGATCGCACCCATTGGCCGGGGCCAGCGCGGACTTCTGGTATCGCCTCCCAAGGCCGGTAAAACCGTGATGCTGCAGAACATCGCCCACGCGATTACCGCCAATCATCCCGACGTGTACCTGATCGTGCTGCTCATCGACGAGCGCCCGGAAGAAGTGACAGAAATGCAGCGCTCGGTGCGCGGCGAGGTCATCTCGTCCACCTTCGACGAACCGGCCAGCCGCCACGTGCAGGTCGCCGAAATGGTGATCGAGAAGGCCAAGCGCCTGGTCGAACACAAAAAAGACGTCGTGATCCTGCTCGACTCCATCACCCGCCTGGCCCGTGCCTACAACACCGTGGTTCCGGCATCAGGCAAAGTTTTAACGGGTGGTGTGGACGCCAATGCGCTGCAACGGCCGAAAAGATTTTTCGGCGCAGCGCGTAACATCGAGGAAGGCGGCAGCCTGACGATCATCGCCACGGCCCTGATCGACACCGGCTCCAAAATGGACGATGTGATTTACGAAGAGTTCAAGGGCACCGGCAACATGGAAATCCATCTAGACCGGCGTCTGGCGGAAAAGCGCTCCTACCCCTCGATCAATATCAACCGTTCCGGCACCCGCCGCGAAGAATTGCTGCTGGCACCGGAAGAGCTGCAAAAGATCTGGATCCTGCGCAAGCTGCTGCATCAGATGGATGAACTCGAGGCCTCGGAATTCCTGCTGGAAAAGCTGCGCGCGACCAAAAATAACGGCGAATTCTTCGACTCCATGAAGCGCTAA
- the rpmE gene encoding 50S ribosomal protein L31, whose amino-acid sequence MKEGIHPAYKEITVNCSCGNTFATRSTHAEDLHLEVCSVCHPFYTGKQKLVDTGGRVEKFRQKYGMKK is encoded by the coding sequence ATGAAAGAAGGCATCCATCCCGCTTACAAGGAAATCACGGTCAATTGCAGCTGTGGCAACACGTTCGCGACCCGTTCCACCCACGCTGAAGACCTGCACTTGGAAGTGTGCTCCGTGTGCCATCCGTTCTACACCGGCAAACAGAAACTGGTGGACACTGGCGGGCGCGTCGAGAAGTTCCGCCAGAAGTACGGCATGAAAAAATAA
- a CDS encoding thermonuclease family protein produces the protein MSAFLFSGILVSTASVADETVAVRHVLDGDSFVLADDRQVRLIGINAPEFGKDGAPNQPLARTARERLVNLIEKKRVALVFEQERQDHYGRLLARVRLADGSDAGERLLREGLAWAIAIPPNLEKLSANLAAENEARAALRGVWNEPAYTPKPADSLTRRDTGFLLIEGKILRHGQGRHLMYFDLSPNLTLTVPRADWNKYFTGKPSVWVGRRIIARGWVTESKGRLRLRVAHPAMLTWRD, from the coding sequence GTGAGCGCCTTTTTGTTTTCTGGCATCCTAGTCTCAACGGCTTCTGTTGCCGACGAAACAGTCGCGGTCCGGCATGTGCTCGACGGTGACAGTTTCGTCCTCGCCGATGACCGGCAAGTTCGGCTGATCGGTATCAACGCTCCCGAGTTTGGAAAAGACGGCGCGCCTAACCAGCCACTGGCCAGGACGGCGCGCGAGCGCCTCGTCAACCTTATCGAAAAAAAGCGCGTGGCACTCGTGTTCGAACAGGAACGTCAGGACCACTATGGTCGCCTGCTGGCGCGTGTCCGGCTGGCGGATGGCAGCGACGCCGGAGAGCGATTGTTGCGTGAGGGCCTGGCGTGGGCGATCGCGATTCCGCCCAACCTGGAAAAGCTGTCTGCCAATTTAGCCGCCGAGAACGAAGCGCGTGCCGCGCTCCGGGGCGTGTGGAACGAACCTGCCTATACGCCAAAACCAGCTGATAGCCTGACGCGGCGCGACACCGGATTTCTGCTCATCGAGGGCAAGATTCTGCGGCACGGCCAGGGACGGCACCTGATGTACTTTGATCTATCGCCGAACCTGACACTGACCGTGCCGCGCGCGGACTGGAATAAATACTTTACCGGCAAACCTTCCGTATGGGTCGGCCGCCGCATTATCGCGCGCGGTTGGGTCACCGAGTCCAAGGGCCGGCTGCGCCTGCGTGTGGCACACCCGGCCATGCTAACATGGCGCGATTAA
- a CDS encoding M48 family metalloprotease: MRNRVIHHLLVPLLLTVTAAGFTAGCATNPVTGTPDLVFMTEAKEIQLGDSYDSKVKQQYNVYPNPELQAYVQGIGEKLGAQSHRPHLKYHFTVLDSPEVNAFALPGGHIYITRGILAYINSEAELAAVLGHEIGHVTARHGVRQHSAATATGVVGAIVGATTGIQGTQDLFNVFGNAMLSGYGRDHELESDRLGAQYLARTGYDPQAMIGVVGLLKNQEEFEKKRAEAEKRPPRIYHGVFASHPSADKRLQEVVAEADKFKTLSAPGIKREDYLNRIDKLAYGDSAKEGIRRGRMFYHRDLNLALTFPEGWHIENSPHAIVSWTVQKEALVLVRKVALPSDNTASPESFLKSQVKLGAQFNGRPIPDVKLPSVMGTDQMAGPFGKRETRISAVHYGQNAYLFFGAAKEPTTFTRFDPNFIATAASLRPLKPAEKNLAEGQHLRLMRTRAGETFSSLAKKSPLTEYSESTLRLINDKFPDGEPVAGELIKIIE, from the coding sequence ATGCGTAACCGTGTCATCCACCACTTACTCGTTCCCCTGCTGCTGACCGTCACGGCAGCAGGTTTCACCGCTGGCTGCGCCACCAACCCCGTCACTGGCACGCCGGATCTCGTGTTCATGACCGAGGCCAAGGAGATTCAGCTCGGGGACAGTTACGACAGCAAGGTCAAGCAACAATACAACGTCTACCCCAACCCGGAACTCCAGGCCTACGTCCAGGGGATCGGGGAGAAACTGGGAGCGCAGAGCCACCGCCCGCACCTTAAGTATCACTTCACCGTGCTCGACAGTCCGGAGGTCAACGCCTTCGCGCTGCCGGGTGGCCATATCTACATCACCCGCGGCATACTCGCTTATATCAACTCCGAGGCCGAACTTGCCGCCGTGCTGGGTCACGAGATCGGCCATGTCACGGCCCGTCACGGCGTGCGCCAACATTCCGCCGCTACCGCCACCGGCGTGGTGGGGGCCATCGTGGGAGCCACCACCGGGATCCAGGGCACACAGGATTTATTCAATGTCTTTGGCAACGCCATGCTCTCGGGTTACGGTCGCGATCACGAACTGGAATCCGACCGCCTCGGCGCCCAGTACCTGGCGCGCACGGGATATGACCCGCAGGCGATGATCGGGGTCGTGGGCCTGCTCAAGAATCAGGAGGAATTCGAGAAAAAACGCGCCGAAGCCGAGAAGCGCCCACCACGCATTTATCACGGTGTCTTCGCCAGTCATCCCAGCGCCGACAAGCGATTGCAGGAAGTTGTCGCGGAAGCGGACAAGTTCAAAACGCTTTCAGCACCAGGCATCAAGCGCGAGGACTATCTCAATCGCATCGACAAACTGGCGTACGGTGACAGCGCCAAGGAAGGAATCCGGCGCGGTCGCATGTTCTACCACCGCGACCTCAACCTGGCATTAACCTTTCCCGAAGGATGGCACATCGAGAATTCCCCCCATGCCATTGTCAGCTGGACAGTCCAGAAAGAAGCCCTGGTGCTGGTCAGGAAAGTCGCCCTGCCTTCGGACAATACTGCCTCGCCGGAATCATTCCTGAAAAGCCAGGTTAAACTTGGCGCCCAATTCAATGGCAGGCCGATACCGGATGTAAAATTGCCATCGGTCATGGGAACGGATCAGATGGCCGGCCCCTTTGGCAAACGCGAGACGCGTATCTCTGCCGTTCATTACGGGCAGAATGCCTATTTGTTCTTCGGCGCGGCCAAGGAGCCCACCACATTCACTCGCTTTGATCCCAATTTTATTGCCACCGCCGCTAGCCTGCGCCCCCTGAAGCCCGCGGAAAAGAACTTGGCCGAAGGCCAGCACCTGCGCCTGATGCGGACGCGGGCAGGTGAGACATTTTCCAGTCTGGCCAAAAAATCACCTCTGACCGAATACAGCGAATCCACTCTGCGCCTGATCAACGACAAATTCCCGGACGGCGAACCGGTCGCGGGTGAACTCATCAAGATCATCGAATAG
- a CDS encoding malic enzyme-like NAD(P)-binding protein, translating into MTNDKKQAALDYHALPTPGKIAVVPTKPCETQEHLSLAYTPGVAEPVREIARDPEAAYRYTNKGNLVAVISDGSAILGLGNRGALASKPVLEGKAVLFKRFANIDVFDIEIDAPDRDSFINTVANIAPTFGGINLEDIAAPECFLIEEMLRARLDIPVFHDDQHATAVIVSAGLLNALELQGKNLPEARIVLLGAGAAGLATMQLLITLGAKRENMLLLDSQGVIHPGRPDLNIYKRRYAQVTDKRALADSMQDADVFIGVSGPNLVSPEMVVSMAPKPVVFALANPDPEISPEVATGVRADLIMATGRSDYPNQVNNVLVFPYLFRGALDVHASSISRAMLRGAVQALAKLAHEPVPAEVLRAYGLKHLEYGRDYIIPKPLDPRLIKTVPPAVAKAAVDSGVARAGYPAHYPSPEK; encoded by the coding sequence ATGACGAATGACAAGAAACAGGCGGCGCTCGATTATCACGCGCTGCCCACGCCGGGCAAGATCGCCGTGGTGCCGACCAAGCCATGCGAAACCCAGGAGCATCTCTCGCTCGCCTATACACCAGGCGTGGCCGAGCCGGTGCGCGAGATCGCCAGGGATCCCGAGGCCGCCTACCGCTACACCAACAAGGGCAACCTGGTGGCGGTCATCAGCGATGGCAGCGCCATTCTGGGCCTGGGCAACCGCGGCGCGCTCGCGAGCAAACCCGTGCTCGAGGGCAAGGCAGTACTATTCAAGCGCTTCGCCAACATTGACGTATTCGACATCGAGATCGACGCGCCCGACCGCGACAGCTTCATCAACACCGTGGCCAACATCGCGCCGACTTTCGGCGGCATCAATCTTGAAGACATCGCCGCGCCCGAGTGTTTCCTGATCGAGGAGATGTTGCGCGCACGCCTCGACATCCCGGTGTTCCACGACGATCAGCACGCCACCGCCGTGATCGTCAGCGCCGGCCTGTTGAATGCCCTCGAACTCCAGGGGAAAAATCTGCCCGAGGCGCGCATCGTGCTGCTGGGCGCGGGCGCCGCGGGACTGGCGACGATGCAGCTATTGATCACGCTCGGCGCCAAACGCGAGAACATGCTGCTGCTCGACAGTCAGGGCGTGATTCACCCCGGCCGACCGGATCTCAATATTTACAAGCGCCGCTATGCCCAGGTCACTGACAAGCGCGCCCTCGCCGATTCCATGCAGGACGCAGACGTTTTCATTGGCGTCTCGGGCCCCAACCTGGTCTCGCCCGAGATGGTGGTATCCATGGCGCCGAAACCGGTGGTGTTCGCGCTGGCCAATCCTGATCCGGAAATCAGCCCTGAGGTGGCGACTGGTGTCCGCGCTGATCTCATCATGGCCACCGGCCGCTCGGATTACCCCAACCAGGTGAATAATGTGCTCGTCTTTCCCTATCTCTTTCGTGGCGCGCTCGACGTGCATGCCAGCTCCATTTCGCGCGCCATGCTCAGGGGCGCGGTACAGGCCTTGGCGAAACTCGCGCACGAGCCAGTACCTGCGGAGGTATTGCGCGCCTATGGTCTCAAACACCTGGAATACGGCCGGGATTACATCATTCCCAAACCCCTCGATCCGCGCCTGATCAAAACCGTCCCGCCAGCCGTGGCCAAAGCCGCGGTTGATTCGGGCGTAGCGCGCGCGGGATACCCGGCCCATTACCCGAGCCCGGAAAAATGA
- the mdh gene encoding malate dehydrogenase: MKKITIVGAGRVGESTAHNLAKNETCSEILLIDIKEGVPQGTALDIQESAPIYNFDTKLAGSNDLKDMAGSEMVVITAGVPRKPGMSRSDVLDTNLAVLNEIVDTAIKHAPQALLLVVTNPVDVLTYAAWKRSGFERRRVFGMAGVLDSARMASFVAMETGYSVRDINAMVLGGHGDSMVPMTRFTTINGIPIEHFLSKEKIEKIVKRTREGGAEILSLRKTASAYDAPAASIAFMIDAISRNRRHILPAVAVLDGEYGLTDICMGVPVVFGEQGMQKVIELPLNAQEAAEFKRSAESVREDLVKLKK; this comes from the coding sequence ATGAAAAAAATCACCATTGTCGGCGCCGGACGCGTGGGCGAATCCACCGCACACAACCTCGCCAAGAATGAGACTTGCAGCGAGATCCTGCTGATCGATATCAAGGAAGGCGTGCCGCAGGGAACAGCGCTCGACATCCAGGAATCCGCGCCGATCTACAATTTTGATACCAAGCTCGCCGGCTCGAATGATTTAAAGGACATGGCCGGTTCGGAAATGGTGGTCATTACCGCCGGTGTCCCGCGGAAACCGGGGATGTCGCGTTCGGACGTGCTCGATACCAACCTCGCCGTTCTCAACGAGATCGTGGACACGGCCATCAAGCATGCCCCCCAGGCCTTGCTGCTGGTGGTCACGAATCCTGTGGACGTGCTGACCTACGCCGCATGGAAACGCTCGGGCTTCGAACGACGACGTGTCTTCGGCATGGCCGGCGTGCTCGATTCCGCGCGCATGGCCAGTTTCGTGGCCATGGAGACCGGCTATTCGGTCAGGGACATCAATGCCATGGTGCTCGGCGGCCACGGCGACAGCATGGTACCGATGACACGCTTCACCACCATTAACGGTATTCCCATCGAGCATTTTTTATCGAAGGAAAAAATCGAAAAGATCGTCAAGCGCACACGCGAGGGTGGCGCGGAAATCCTGAGCCTGCGCAAGACCGCCAGCGCCTATGACGCGCCGGCCGCGTCCATTGCTTTCATGATCGACGCCATCAGCCGCAACCGCCGGCATATCCTGCCGGCGGTGGCCGTGCTCGACGGCGAGTACGGGCTCACGGATATCTGCATGGGCGTGCCGGTGGTGTTCGGCGAACAGGGGATGCAGAAGGTCATCGAACTGCCGCTGAACGCGCAGGAGGCCGCCGAGTTCAAGCGCTCGGCTGAATCCGTCCGTGAAGATCTGGTTAAACTTAAAAAATAG
- the prmB gene encoding 50S ribosomal protein L3 N(5)-glutamine methyltransferase, giving the protein MSRPPLRQTSRTTAEVIRAVTRRFQRAKLHYGHGTETPQDEAAWLVSHVLRIAPNRLAQRLDKPVTPSRIKIIDALASERIKTHKPLAYLLKEAWFAGRPFYVDERVIVPRSLTGEFILECFQPWIDAKRVSRILDLCTGSGCMAIACAQAFPKARVEAADVSIEALAVARLNIKRHRLGRRVQLLRSDLFQALKGKRYDVIATNPPYVTRAEMKSLPREYRYEPELALISGRDGLDAIKRILAEAPEHLTFGGILVGEVGNSAITLQKKFPSVPFVWLTTSTGDESVFLLTAEELQRHHDAFTRAG; this is encoded by the coding sequence GTGTCGCGCCCACCGTTACGTCAAACTTCCCGCACCACGGCGGAAGTCATCCGTGCGGTCACACGTCGCTTCCAACGCGCCAAACTCCATTATGGTCACGGCACCGAGACACCCCAGGATGAGGCCGCCTGGCTGGTGAGCCACGTGCTTCGGATAGCGCCGAACCGGCTTGCACAAAGGCTCGATAAGCCGGTCACTCCTTCCCGGATTAAAATCATCGACGCCCTCGCGTCGGAGCGCATCAAAACTCACAAACCACTGGCCTATCTGCTCAAGGAAGCGTGGTTTGCAGGACGTCCGTTCTACGTGGACGAGCGCGTGATCGTGCCGCGATCGCTCACGGGTGAGTTCATTCTCGAATGTTTTCAGCCCTGGATCGATGCCAAGCGTGTGAGTCGTATTCTGGACCTCTGCACCGGCAGCGGGTGCATGGCCATCGCCTGCGCCCAGGCCTTCCCGAAGGCGCGCGTCGAGGCCGCGGATGTTTCCATCGAGGCCCTGGCGGTGGCACGCCTCAACATCAAGCGCCACCGTCTCGGTCGGCGCGTGCAATTGCTGCGCTCCGACCTGTTCCAGGCGCTCAAGGGCAAGCGCTACGATGTCATCGCCACCAACCCGCCCTACGTCACACGCGCTGAGATGAAATCCCTGCCGCGCGAATACCGCTACGAACCGGAACTCGCCCTGATCTCCGGGCGCGACGGTCTGGATGCCATTAAGCGTATCCTGGCGGAAGCTCCAGAGCATCTGACCTTCGGTGGAATACTGGTCGGCGAAGTGGGTAACAGCGCAATTACACTACAGAAGAAATTCCCGTCCGTGCCATTCGTGTGGCTGACGACATCAACGGGAGACGAGAGCGTCTTTTTGCTGACGGCGGAGGAATTACAACGCCACCACGATGCCTTTACCCGGGCCGGCTGA